A genomic region of Thermanaerothrix sp. contains the following coding sequences:
- a CDS encoding Hsp70 family protein codes for MREPVIGIDLGTRYSLVSYCPPGGVPRVLPNRWGKTRTPSYVAYRDGRFLCGDDALRGSAMSSGDMWWDVKRKLGTDWVARCGGRAYGAEDLLSHLLCLLREDAEASLGSFVTSGVITVPAHFGFPERGALYRSAKGAGFEFVRVLNEPTAAALSVASDGRFLILDFGGGTLDISVLEGEDGVFQVLDSLGRKDLGGYDLDRRLAVWLWRHLGSVPIDEVDPRWLIVLREAEQVKIALSDVGVVDWVPPWGFDGAEPLRVTREDLEGIIAPVIDEVVRLAERLFRRHRPDRLVVVGGSGRIPLLRRRLSERVGPIEHMKVCPDEAVALGASLFIRQGGDRLLIDVLSASVGVVLKDGSVRTLVNRGSPLPAEVSSSVPLDYLDGSVTLVQGEGVLRGSSGSRVIYRVPVPSGEKGDVRLSLVVDTGGLLRVKVMTGNWSASRVVDLTLSGGAASFDLERELRDREARLAVLSMSVSRPVQERLLGMMGKVRRLSGAGQEGLALEALDVLDRLILDMERVLNGEP; via the coding sequence TTGAGGGAGCCCGTCATAGGCATAGACCTGGGAACCCGTTATTCCCTGGTATCGTATTGTCCCCCTGGAGGGGTGCCCAGGGTTTTGCCCAACCGTTGGGGCAAGACCAGGACCCCCTCTTACGTGGCTTACAGGGATGGGCGTTTCCTTTGTGGGGACGATGCTTTAAGGGGTTCCGCCATGTCCTCTGGCGACATGTGGTGGGACGTAAAGAGGAAGCTCGGTACCGATTGGGTGGCCCGCTGTGGAGGCAGGGCCTACGGAGCGGAGGATCTGCTGTCTCATCTTCTGTGCCTTTTGCGGGAGGACGCGGAGGCGTCGCTTGGAAGCTTTGTGACCTCCGGGGTGATAACGGTTCCTGCCCACTTCGGGTTCCCGGAGCGGGGGGCGCTGTACCGCTCCGCAAAGGGGGCGGGCTTCGAGTTTGTGAGGGTTTTAAACGAGCCCACCGCGGCGGCCCTCTCGGTGGCCTCGGACGGCAGGTTCCTGATCCTTGACTTTGGGGGAGGCACACTGGACATATCGGTCCTCGAGGGAGAGGACGGGGTTTTCCAGGTGTTGGACAGCCTGGGGCGTAAGGATCTTGGGGGGTATGATCTGGACAGACGCCTTGCGGTGTGGCTTTGGCGTCATCTTGGCAGCGTACCCATTGATGAGGTTGACCCCCGTTGGCTCATAGTCCTTAGGGAGGCCGAGCAGGTTAAGATAGCCCTTTCAGACGTGGGGGTGGTGGATTGGGTCCCCCCCTGGGGCTTTGATGGGGCAGAACCCCTTAGGGTGACCAGGGAGGACCTTGAGGGCATAATAGCCCCTGTAATAGATGAAGTGGTGCGTCTTGCTGAAAGGCTCTTTAGACGCCACCGCCCGGACCGGCTTGTGGTGGTGGGTGGAAGCGGAAGGATACCCCTCCTCCGGCGGCGCCTTAGCGAGCGGGTGGGTCCCATTGAGCACATGAAGGTGTGTCCCGATGAGGCGGTGGCCCTGGGGGCTAGCCTTTTCATAAGGCAGGGAGGCGACAGGCTGCTCATAGATGTTTTGAGCGCTTCCGTTGGAGTTGTCTTGAAGGATGGGTCCGTGAGGACGCTGGTCAATCGAGGTTCTCCTCTGCCAGCGGAGGTCTCCTCGTCGGTCCCTTTGGACTACCTGGACGGTTCGGTTACCCTTGTTCAGGGGGAAGGGGTTTTGAGGGGTTCTTCCGGGTCCAGGGTTATATATCGGGTGCCGGTTCCGTCGGGAGAGAAGGGGGATGTCAGGCTCTCCTTGGTGGTTGATACCGGAGGGCTCCTTCGGGTAAAGGTCATGACCGGCAACTGGTCCGCCAGCCGGGTGGTGGACCTTACCCTTTCTGGCGGGGCTGCGTCCTTTGATTTGGAGCGGGAGCTCCGTGACCGGGAGGCCCGTCTTGCGGTGCTCAGCATGTCAGTTTCGAGGCCGGTGCAGGAGCGGCTTCTTGGGATGATGGGGAAGGTAAGGCGGCTCAGCGGAGCGGGGCAAGAAGGGCTTGCCTTGGAGGCTCTGGACGTGT